The genomic region TTCACAATTTGAGTACTCCAGCATTACAAGGTGGGAAACAATCACAAACGCAACCTGTCAGAAAGCACAAGAAAACGGTATCTTTCAACTCATTAAACAGTTTGATGTTTTCTAAAAAGGCACCAACCCCTGTTAACAGCCAGTATTTATCGGATGCGAAAATCAACGAGGATGATGATCCTAATGCTATCAACATTCATGAATCTTTGTATTCCTGATTCCACTTTTGTTCACCGCTCAAGGCTTGAATACAGGTGCACCCTTTTCGATCACATACATGAATAAACGGTATGTGAATATATACACAGATATGGATATAGATATACACATGGAAGgaatgtttttttttatcgtAACTACCGAAATGGCAAGCTGACCAAAGCAGGCTCCATTGGTGCTCAAGATAAAACCATAACAGATGTTATTTAAATGCAGAGTACAACTTTTTTCGATTCGTCAAAACAAAGAGTATTTCCTAACCTGTCATACTTAAGGGTCTTTGACCATGGATAAATTGCTCATTAAGACATTAAAATTCGTATCGTAATACACTTTAATAAAAGCGGATCTTAGCCAGACTTTTTCCTAATGGGATCTCCCAACGTATGGAAATTCCGATTACAGTACAATAATCCACCACTAATCGGATCATCAGCACCTTCCTCAGACGTTCGATTCACAATATCCTCGACCTTTCCGACCCATATCTCATGATCACCCACGTTGAAGGTTTTCAAACCCTGACATACAATGACTCTCTCGGcgttcttcaacaaaggAATACGTAAATTAGTACCGTTTATGTCATAAGTATCGTATTCGACGCCTTCTTGTAACCCTACAAAAGGTTGAGTCGGAACTATCTCACCATTATGGGTGTTTTTCATGGCACCCTTACTAAAGTTCCGGGCCAGGTGAATCGATTGCTCGTTAGGTTTCATAAGATGTAATGCAAAATGGTTAAAATCGTGTAAGAAATCGGAAGTAAACGAGGGGAGCTGCAgattgaattgaataagCGGTATCGGCATCAACGAAAGCGACGTAACACTGGACAATGTAACACCACGGAATCTATCGCTGTTACAATGTATAGGCACAGCTGTGGTCAAAATCATCGCTTGATTACAGATCCTTCCCATAGTCTCTCTGAACTTTTGCTGGGTTATATCATGAATAGATATCTTGGCAGTAGAATAAAGCCTTACCATCATCGTACTATTGAAACCTGGCATAATGGTTAATCACTTCCACCTATCTAGATGCCTTGAAGCTCGAGAAATCTTGTTGCCAATTCACTAGTTAGcctttattcttcttgagaTGTGGTATAACCGGTATGTAATcaagtgaaaaattgtttaaGCTATTGTTTTACCACTTAAATGTTGAGAGAAGAATCGATGAGCAAGAGGCAATACATGATTAGCCTATGGCTAAGACAGTTAGGTACATGCATCGTGTAATATGAGTAAAGGTTGGAGGAAACTATTCGTTTCTAGAGGCGATGGGACTaagaattctttgaagaagacgTTGAAAGTACCAGAGGTACGAAGTCCCTTATTAACGAATTTCCATCGATGGGCAGGGAAAGAGCGGGTCTTGAAACTTACTGACAAGGAGCAGGTCACTGAAGCGGTTGGAAATAGTTCATGGGACCTTAGTAAGAACCTTTTTGCTAATTTACTGGCCTCACCAATGAGAAGTGACAAGGCATCGCGATTCAAGTTCCCCAGAGATTTATTGATTCAAATGAAACTGGTGCAAACTGGTAATGAGAATCCGGGGAAGTTAGCAACATTGATGCCACTGATAAATATGAAGAGCGGTAAAAGCAGTTCATACGTAGCGAAcagtttgaagatattTAAAGGGAAGAAACCTGGTTTAGGTCAATTAGTTCCAACTGCAGTCAATGATTCGGGGATTGCTAACATATCGTTGTCAGACATTGTGCTAGACAAGAGTCTATTCACGGAAAAGCATCAGGAGGAGCTACTACAGTGCATTGAGAATTGCATGACACAATTAGTTGACCGGCGAAAGTCTTCTGTTCCAGTCGTAGTTGAAGATTGGGATGTAGTATTGACATACGATCACAATAATGACAACGATATAGAGCTTGTACGGCTTAAGCAGTTACCCAAAGATCCCACTGTAATAATCTTGAATTTAAAGGTAGTAGAAAATGATTCGATAAGGGCTTTGATTAATgataaattgaagaatcATGAAGTTGGTGTCGTtttgaagttcttgaaagatgaacGTCTGATACGATTAGTGTATAGTCTACTTAATTTCTCTAAATAGATGTTGGTACAGTTCTCTCGGTAAACCGCATCGGCAATCCATATATAACCATGGCTGCACCAATTAAATATTTCATGTTGCATTCATCTCTTGATTGAGATATTGCCTCACTGACATTTAAAAACTGTTTAATAGTTGCGTCACTTTCATCAGTTCTTGAGATTGGTTTGGAATTAAAGAATCCGGTCTTTTCGAAAACAGACACTGATAACTTGTCTGTGTCCTTGTCTGTCACATCCCAAAGATTCCCCACAACCATAGGAGACCCACCAAGTAAGTACGAATAAATGGTGCCACTGCTTTCAAATGTTCCGCAGTATTTTAAATGAGCAGATGAACAGCCCAATAAGAGACTAGGTGCTAAATGGTTACATTTTCTCAAGTCCTTTAGTTTAACATATTGCTCTCCACCGCTATGTCCAACATATACAAACAAATTAGAATCTGCCacagaatgaaaaaattcgTCTACCGTTGGCGGTTTACCAATGAAAGCCTTTGAATTAGTCCTGCTCGCCATTGCAATGAATTCTGAACTAAATACTGTCTCTGTTCTACCCAAATCATTTCCAGGATTTAAGACAAACGAGAGATTCTCAGAAACGTTGACGCAAGGAGAAAGCTCTGAGTGTTTGGTTAACAATTCGTCGAGCATTTTTATTGACGGGACTCTGCTGATGGATATggatttcaagaaatctaaAGATTCCCAAGGTATCGAGTGACATTTATTACCCAATATTAAAAACGTATGATCTAATGTTTGATCTTTGGTTTTAGATTCTGCATTATATTCTTGTAACAGCTCTTCGAATTTAACATGCATTAGATTTACGTCAATCTCATCATATGCATTTTGCTCGCCGtg from Kluyveromyces lactis strain NRRL Y-1140 chromosome D complete sequence harbors:
- a CDS encoding flavin reductase family protein (conserved hypothetical protein) — protein: MPGFNSTMMVRLYSTAKISIHDITQQKFRETMGRICNQAMILTTAVPIHCNSDRFRGVTLSSVTSLSLMPIPLIQFNLQLPSFTSDFLHDFNHFALHLMKPNEQSIHLARNFSKGAMKNTHNGEIVPTQPFVGLQEGVEYDTYDINGTNLRIPLLKNAERVIVCQGLKTFNVGDHEIWVGKVEDIVNRTSEEGADDPISGGLLYCNRNFHTLGDPIRKKSG
- the RRG8 gene encoding Rrg8p (weakly similar to uniprot|Q06109 Saccharomyces cerevisiae YPR116W Hypothetical ORF) — its product is MSKGWRKLFVSRGDGTKNSLKKTLKVPEVRSPLLTNFHRWAGKERVLKLTDKEQVTEAVGNSSWDLSKNLFANLLASPMRSDKASRFKFPRDLLIQMKLVQTGNENPGKLATLMPLINMKSGKSSSYVANSLKIFKGKKPGLGQLVPTAVNDSGIANISLSDIVLDKSLFTEKHQEELLQCIENCMTQLVDRRKSSVPVVVEDWDVVLTYDHNNDNDIELVRLKQLPKDPTVIILNLKVVENDSIRALINDKLKNHEVGVVLKFLKDERLIRLVYSLLNFSK